Proteins encoded in a region of the Photobacterium angustum genome:
- a CDS encoding ABC transporter permease subunit: MAHASSFLMGENHLRRMKDKLARLGVTAGGIFVLVTLVLIFFYLLYVIVPIFSSVSVKPTSHFSLTLPGHTARVGIDDSNTLAYRFTTDGQVDFIRLSPPPASGQVIKQQTLVNDPTAVATSLPRDGLVAYALAGGQVKIVKADFNFTFDQNKKQLFPVIDYPVGKAPLSVVAKQDVIDKLAVSGRDNTIILAAYTNQDKLSVVRFSHSEMSASGDKTWHQFQFNIDDVPANVEQLVLTPDGKTLYVLSGSTLFTYSLQRQQAVLRQTTKLSNDKTVTPEKINLLSGANSLLVTNSNNTITQWFEVVKDEKRQLVKVRDFLFSSSPIMKIVPEYYRKGFFVIQQDGRVSAYYTSERDVIYQEQVFDTVPQDIAISPKANMLLTLDNGKWQSYKVNNSHPDIGISSLWQKVWYEGYPEPDYVWQSTSASDEFEPKLSLVPIIFGTLKAAVYSMLFAIPLALAGAIYTAYFMSSKVRRLIKPTIELMEALPTVILGFLAGIWLAPIVDQNLTGVALSFITLPISMIVIGFIWSMLPGQWRSRIPHGFHIAILIPMIILVGYGCFAVSPWLSQWLFGSDLQSYLSHHYGIGYDQRNALIVGIAMGFAVIPTIFTIAEDAVFSVPSHLTKGSLALGATQWQTLTKVVLLTASPGIFSAVMMGLGRAVGETMIVLMATGNTPVMDWDLLQGLRTLAATIAIEMPESEVASSHYRVLFLAAFVLFVFTFVFNTIAEVVRQRLREKYSSL, encoded by the coding sequence ATGGCACACGCCAGTTCGTTTTTAATGGGAGAAAATCATCTTCGCCGAATGAAAGATAAGTTAGCGCGCTTGGGTGTGACGGCTGGCGGTATTTTTGTACTTGTAACCTTGGTACTGATTTTTTTCTATTTACTCTACGTTATTGTTCCGATTTTCTCTTCTGTTTCGGTTAAACCAACCTCCCATTTCTCATTGACCTTGCCGGGTCACACTGCGCGAGTAGGAATTGATGATAGTAATACCTTAGCTTATCGTTTTACTACTGACGGTCAGGTAGATTTTATTCGTTTATCGCCACCGCCAGCATCAGGACAGGTGATTAAACAACAGACACTCGTTAATGATCCTACTGCGGTTGCAACCAGTTTGCCACGTGATGGATTGGTTGCCTATGCATTGGCGGGCGGGCAAGTAAAAATAGTGAAAGCTGATTTTAATTTCACGTTTGATCAAAACAAAAAGCAGCTATTTCCGGTTATTGATTACCCTGTTGGTAAAGCACCATTATCTGTCGTTGCTAAACAAGATGTTATTGATAAATTAGCCGTATCTGGGCGTGATAACACTATTATTTTAGCCGCTTATACTAACCAAGATAAGCTTTCAGTGGTTAGGTTCTCTCATTCTGAAATGAGCGCGTCAGGAGATAAAACATGGCACCAATTTCAATTTAATATTGATGATGTGCCAGCTAATGTTGAGCAGCTTGTATTAACGCCTGACGGTAAAACACTTTATGTATTAAGTGGTTCTACACTCTTTACTTACTCTCTTCAACGCCAGCAAGCGGTATTAAGACAAACAACAAAACTATCTAATGATAAAACAGTAACGCCAGAGAAAATTAATTTATTGTCAGGGGCGAACTCCTTATTAGTAACAAACTCTAATAATACGATCACCCAATGGTTTGAAGTGGTCAAAGATGAGAAACGTCAATTAGTGAAGGTGCGAGATTTCCTTTTTTCTTCTAGCCCTATCATGAAAATCGTTCCTGAGTATTACCGCAAAGGTTTTTTTGTTATTCAACAAGATGGTCGAGTATCGGCTTATTATACCTCTGAGCGTGATGTGATTTATCAAGAGCAGGTATTTGATACTGTCCCCCAAGATATCGCTATATCACCAAAAGCTAATATGTTGCTTACGCTAGATAATGGTAAGTGGCAAAGCTATAAAGTGAATAACTCTCATCCGGATATTGGTATTTCATCACTGTGGCAAAAAGTGTGGTATGAGGGATATCCTGAGCCTGATTACGTTTGGCAATCAACATCAGCGAGTGATGAGTTTGAACCTAAATTGAGCTTGGTACCGATTATTTTCGGTACATTGAAAGCTGCGGTTTATTCAATGTTATTTGCGATACCGCTGGCACTGGCGGGGGCGATTTATACCGCTTACTTCATGTCATCTAAAGTGCGCCGATTGATTAAACCAACGATTGAATTAATGGAAGCTTTACCGACGGTTATCTTAGGTTTTTTAGCTGGAATTTGGCTTGCACCTATCGTTGATCAGAACCTGACAGGGGTTGCCTTAAGTTTTATTACCTTGCCTATAAGCATGATTGTGATTGGTTTTATTTGGTCGATGCTACCTGGACAATGGCGATCACGGATCCCTCATGGTTTTCATATCGCTATTTTGATCCCGATGATAATACTTGTCGGTTATGGTTGTTTTGCTGTTAGTCCTTGGTTGTCCCAGTGGCTATTTGGCAGCGATTTACAAAGTTATTTATCTCATCATTATGGTATTGGGTACGATCAACGTAATGCCTTAATTGTCGGCATCGCAATGGGTTTTGCGGTGATCCCAACTATTTTCACGATTGCAGAAGATGCGGTGTTCTCTGTACCTAGTCATTTAACGAAAGGCTCACTGGCATTAGGTGCGACTCAATGGCAAACCTTAACCAAGGTGGTATTGCTAACAGCAAGCCCGGGGATTTTTTCTGCTGTAATGATGGGGCTAGGTCGAGCTGTTGGAGAAACAATGATTGTATTGATGGCTACGGGGAATACACCTGTCATGGATTGGGATTTATTACAGGGGTTAAGAACGTTGGCAGCAACCATTGCGATTGAAATGCCTGAATCTGAAGTGGCAAGTTCGCATTATCGAGTATTGTTTTTAGCGGCGTTTGTATTATTCGTCTTTACCTTTGTATTCAATACAATCGCTGAGGTTGTGAGGCAACGTTTACGTGAAAAATACAGTTCACTATAA
- the pstA gene encoding phosphate ABC transporter permease PstA yields the protein MIKWFKSGSPWIWVTAGAVSLSLVAVLGLLLLIGYKGLSYFWPSPVYQFDIDIAGKNQTVIGELYDSKAIPLQQLREAGVDVSHMPGPVEMRYLIKIGNRERVGTDFFTVLKSQIKHQEIAKNIAVVDRETNGKFYGYPIAIMANGVRNSMDYLPVALSEASEIRAELKKLQQIEIADTNWHLEKLRLEKRQLALKDKLTPDEKARIEREELNYKTIYKNIENRLFSLQSQLDSASLLLRDSQGKTITLSMSQVLDMWYPNNLTFIEKFQHWGKQVYKFLTEAPREANTEGGVFPAIFGTVFMVLLMSVMVTPLGVLAAIYLHEYAGNNNFTKVIRIAVINLAGVPSIVYGVFGLGFFVYMVGGTIDDVFFSAQLPTPTFGTPGILWSALTLAIMTLPVVIVSTEEGLSRIPSSVRNGSLALGATQAETLWRIVLPMASPAIMTGLILAVARAAGEVAPLMLVGVVKMAPTLPVDVHFPFVHLDRKFMHLGYHIYDVAFQSPNVEAARPLVYATSFLLVTVIVSLNLTAIGIRNHLREKFRSLEL from the coding sequence ATGATTAAATGGTTTAAATCCGGCTCTCCTTGGATTTGGGTAACTGCGGGGGCGGTTAGCTTAAGCCTTGTTGCTGTTTTAGGATTGCTATTACTTATTGGTTATAAAGGATTAAGCTACTTTTGGCCCTCACCTGTTTATCAATTCGATATCGATATTGCAGGTAAAAACCAAACCGTGATTGGTGAGTTGTATGACAGTAAAGCGATCCCGTTGCAACAATTGCGTGAAGCTGGGGTTGATGTGTCTCATATGCCAGGTCCGGTTGAGATGCGTTATCTCATTAAGATTGGTAATCGTGAACGAGTGGGGACTGACTTTTTTACGGTATTAAAAAGCCAAATAAAGCACCAAGAAATAGCGAAGAATATTGCAGTTGTCGATCGAGAAACGAATGGTAAGTTTTATGGCTATCCTATCGCAATAATGGCAAATGGTGTGCGTAATAGCATGGACTATTTACCTGTCGCGTTAAGTGAAGCTTCTGAAATTCGAGCCGAATTAAAGAAACTACAACAGATTGAAATTGCAGATACGAATTGGCATTTAGAAAAACTACGTTTAGAAAAGCGTCAATTAGCCTTAAAAGATAAATTAACGCCTGATGAAAAAGCACGAATTGAACGTGAGGAACTGAACTATAAAACGATTTATAAAAATATTGAAAATCGTTTGTTTTCATTACAGTCTCAATTAGATAGTGCCAGTTTATTACTTCGAGATAGTCAAGGTAAAACTATTACCTTATCGATGTCTCAAGTACTAGATATGTGGTATCCCAATAATTTAACCTTTATTGAAAAGTTTCAGCATTGGGGGAAACAGGTTTATAAGTTTTTAACCGAAGCGCCCCGTGAAGCTAATACCGAAGGCGGTGTTTTTCCGGCAATCTTTGGTACGGTATTTATGGTATTGCTAATGAGTGTCATGGTGACGCCATTAGGTGTGTTAGCCGCAATTTATCTTCATGAATATGCAGGGAATAATAACTTTACAAAGGTCATACGTATTGCGGTGATTAATCTTGCGGGTGTACCGTCTATTGTCTACGGAGTGTTCGGGTTAGGCTTTTTTGTGTACATGGTAGGGGGGACAATTGATGATGTCTTTTTCTCTGCCCAATTGCCGACACCAACATTTGGCACCCCTGGGATTTTATGGTCGGCATTAACATTGGCGATCATGACATTACCGGTTGTTATTGTTTCAACAGAAGAAGGTTTATCGCGAATACCGAGTTCGGTGAGAAATGGTTCTTTGGCATTAGGCGCAACTCAAGCTGAAACGTTATGGCGTATAGTGCTCCCTATGGCAAGCCCTGCAATTATGACCGGGTTGATTTTAGCGGTGGCAAGGGCAGCGGGAGAAGTAGCACCTTTAATGTTAGTTGGAGTTGTAAAAATGGCACCAACATTGCCCGTTGATGTTCATTTTCCTTTTGTTCACCTTGATCGTAAGTTTATGCATTTGGGGTATCATATTTATGATGTTGCGTTCCAAAGCCCGAATGTTGAAGCGGCAAGACCCTTGGTTTACGCGACGTCATTTTTATTAGTGACGGTGATTGTAAGTTTGAATTTAACCGCAATTGGGATCCGTAATCATCTGCGTGAAAAATTTCGCTCGTTAGAGTTGTGA
- the pstB gene encoding phosphate ABC transporter ATP-binding protein PstB gives MYSASPSIGLFEPVDLSSLPDEQTALSIEGLNLHYGKTQALYNINMRIPKGQVTAFIGPSGCGKSTLLSCINRMNDLIEGCHVDGKIMLHGQNIYDKKVDVASLRRRVGMVFQRPNPFPKSIYENVVYGLRLQGISDRRILDDAVESSLRSAALWDEVKDRLHENAFGLSGGQQQRLVIARAIAIEPEILLLDEPTSALDPISTLTIEELINDLKAKYTVIIVTHNMQQAARVSDQTAFIYMGELVEYSSTNDIFTTPREKRTEDYITGRYG, from the coding sequence ATGTATTCTGCTTCACCATCAATAGGTTTATTTGAACCCGTCGATCTCTCTTCGTTACCCGATGAGCAAACGGCATTATCGATTGAAGGTTTGAACCTACACTATGGTAAAACGCAAGCTTTGTATAATATCAATATGCGTATTCCTAAAGGTCAGGTTACTGCATTTATCGGCCCTTCAGGTTGTGGTAAATCAACGTTATTAAGTTGTATTAACCGAATGAACGATTTGATTGAAGGCTGTCATGTCGATGGTAAAATCATGCTACATGGGCAGAACATCTACGATAAAAAAGTTGATGTTGCGTCATTACGTCGTCGTGTAGGGATGGTGTTTCAACGCCCGAATCCATTTCCTAAATCTATATATGAAAATGTGGTTTATGGTTTACGTCTACAAGGGATCAGTGATCGACGTATTTTAGATGATGCGGTTGAAAGTTCATTGCGTTCGGCAGCGTTATGGGATGAAGTAAAAGACAGGTTGCATGAAAATGCGTTTGGTTTATCAGGAGGCCAACAGCAGCGTTTAGTGATTGCGCGTGCGATTGCTATTGAGCCTGAAATATTGCTACTTGATGAGCCGACCTCAGCACTTGATCCAATATCAACCTTAACGATTGAAGAGTTGATTAATGATCTAAAAGCCAAATATACCGTGATTATCGTGACACATAACATGCAACAAGCGGCACGGGTGTCAGATCAAACAGCTTTTATCTATATGGGAGAGCTGGTGGAGTATTCGAGCACCAATGATATATTCACCACCCCAAGAGAAAAACGTACTGAAGATTATATTACAGGACGTTATGGTTAA
- the phoU gene encoding phosphate signaling complex protein PhoU, translating to MLNNISLGRHISGQFNHELESIRTHVLAMGGLVEQQLADALKALHKQEEDLAKRVIQDDRKVNAMEVAIDEACTRIIAKRQPTASDLRLVIAIIKTITDLERIGDVAESIAKVALGNFTNKQYNLLASLESLGQNAVRMLHEVLDAFARMDVKAAIDVYQTDDRIDREYEAIIRQLMTYMKEDPDSIPSVMKVMWAARSIERVGDRCQNICEYIIYFVQGKDIRHTNPEDITNFL from the coding sequence ATGTTAAATAACATTAGCCTTGGTCGACATATTTCTGGTCAGTTTAATCATGAACTAGAAAGTATTCGCACCCATGTTTTAGCGATGGGCGGCTTAGTTGAACAGCAGTTAGCTGATGCCTTAAAAGCACTTCATAAACAAGAAGAAGATTTAGCAAAACGAGTGATCCAAGATGATCGCAAAGTTAATGCAATGGAAGTTGCAATCGATGAGGCATGTACGCGTATTATTGCTAAACGCCAACCCACCGCCAGTGATTTACGTCTTGTTATCGCTATTATAAAAACCATTACTGATTTAGAACGTATCGGTGATGTAGCGGAAAGTATTGCTAAAGTCGCATTAGGTAATTTTACTAATAAGCAATATAACTTGTTGGCATCGCTAGAATCTTTAGGTCAAAACGCAGTACGCATGTTGCATGAAGTATTAGATGCTTTCGCCCGTATGGATGTTAAAGCCGCGATTGATGTGTACCAAACTGATGATCGGATAGATCGAGAATATGAAGCGATTATTCGTCAACTCATGACCTACATGAAAGAAGATCCCGATTCTATTCCAAGTGTGATGAAGGTGATGTGGGCGGCGCGCTCTATTGAGCGAGTGGGAGATCGTTGCCAAAATATTTGTGAATACATTATCTATTTCGTGCAAGGTAAAGATATTCGCCACACTAATCCAGAAGATATTACCAACTTCCTATAA
- a CDS encoding copper homeostasis protein CutC: MSIQLEVCIDNLESLHYAQQGGATRIELCSSLALGGLTPSSGFMQLAAKQAHIPVYAMIRPRQGDFLFSGGDIEIMLADIHAAHQAGLQGIVIGALTEQSLIDSTTIASLIKQAKGLGVTFHRAIDQCVDPFAALDTIMSCGCERVLTSGLQATAPEGTAMIKKMVNYCGDRLSIMAGAGVTPDNVQTLVAETGIKEVHLSGKTTRPSKILNRTSSAHMGNAVFDDFQIPVTNIDTIKSVKHKLRRE; this comes from the coding sequence ATGTCTATTCAACTTGAAGTTTGTATCGATAATCTTGAATCACTCCACTATGCCCAACAAGGTGGTGCTACACGCATCGAGTTGTGTTCTTCCCTTGCACTAGGCGGATTAACGCCAAGTTCTGGTTTTATGCAATTAGCCGCAAAACAAGCACACATTCCGGTTTACGCCATGATCAGACCACGCCAAGGTGACTTTTTATTCAGTGGTGGTGATATTGAAATCATGCTTGCCGATATTCATGCAGCCCATCAAGCAGGATTACAAGGAATAGTCATTGGCGCACTGACAGAACAAAGCCTTATTGATAGCACAACCATTGCGAGCTTAATCAAACAAGCGAAAGGGTTAGGGGTGACTTTTCATCGAGCCATCGACCAATGTGTCGACCCTTTTGCAGCACTAGATACCATCATGAGTTGCGGCTGCGAGCGAGTACTGACATCTGGGCTTCAAGCCACCGCACCTGAAGGCACTGCCATGATCAAAAAAATGGTCAACTATTGTGGTGATAGGCTCAGTATTATGGCGGGCGCTGGCGTTACACCAGATAATGTTCAAACCTTAGTTGCTGAGACGGGAATAAAAGAAGTGCATCTTTCTGGTAAAACAACACGGCCCAGTAAAATATTAAATCGCACTTCAAGTGCACATATGGGCAACGCCGTCTTTGATGATTTTCAAATCCCAGTGACAAATATTGATACGATCAAAAGTGTCAAACATAAGCTGAGAAGAGAATAA
- a CDS encoding peroxiredoxin C: protein MVLVGRQAPDFTAAAVLGNGEIVDNFNFAEFTKGKKAVVFFYPLDFTFVCPSELIAFDKRFEDFQAKGVEVIGVSIDSQFSHNAWRNTAVEDGGIGQVKYPLIADVKHEICKAYDVEHPEAGVAFRGSFLIDEDGLVRHQVVNDLPLGRNIDEMLRMVDALNFHQKHGEVCPAQWEEGKAGMDASPKGVADYLSEHTADLGKK, encoded by the coding sequence ATGGTACTAGTAGGTCGTCAAGCACCAGATTTTACTGCTGCAGCTGTTCTAGGTAACGGCGAAATCGTTGATAACTTCAACTTTGCAGAGTTCACTAAAGGTAAAAAAGCGGTAGTTTTCTTCTACCCACTAGACTTCACGTTCGTATGTCCATCTGAGCTAATCGCTTTTGACAAGCGTTTCGAAGATTTCCAAGCGAAAGGTGTTGAAGTAATTGGTGTTTCTATCGATTCTCAATTCTCTCACAATGCATGGCGTAACACTGCTGTTGAAGATGGCGGTATCGGTCAAGTTAAGTACCCACTAATTGCTGACGTTAAGCATGAAATTTGTAAAGCTTACGACGTTGAGCACCCAGAAGCAGGTGTTGCTTTCCGTGGTTCTTTCCTAATCGACGAAGATGGCCTTGTACGTCACCAAGTTGTTAACGACCTACCTCTAGGCCGTAACATCGACGAAATGCTACGTATGGTTGACGCATTAAACTTCCACCAGAAACACGGTGAAGTATGTCCAGCACAGTGGGAAGAAGGTAAAGCTGGTATGGACGCATCACCAAAAGGTGTAGCGGACTACCTATCTGAGCACACTGCAGACCTAGGTAAGAAGTAA
- a CDS encoding hydrogen peroxide-inducible genes activator → MNKFPSLKQLHYLVTLSETRHFGEAAKKCFVSQSTLSSGIQNLEDLLSCQLIERDNKSLVFTSMGDEVVVRSRELLARSQDLIELSHSAGDGMEGPLRVGCIPTIAPFLLCDLVQEVNRCYPNLNLLLREDTTTNLLAALRNGEMDVLILALPIEINGMHSKVVGRDAFKMVISKNQAERVSVPLRYADLPDESVFLLEKEHCLTEHAVSACKLTTKEKINPFTATSLHTLVQMVANGLGTTFIPQMAIEHGILDNQNLVVIEPPGQAAFREIGLVWRPTSSRVNTFEKLASLVETLL, encoded by the coding sequence ATGAATAAGTTTCCCTCGTTAAAACAATTGCATTACCTAGTTACTTTATCGGAAACACGGCACTTTGGCGAAGCGGCAAAAAAGTGTTTTGTGAGTCAGTCGACACTTAGTTCAGGGATCCAGAATTTAGAAGATTTATTGAGTTGCCAGCTCATTGAACGTGATAATAAATCCCTTGTTTTTACTAGTATGGGAGATGAGGTTGTGGTGCGTTCGCGAGAGTTACTGGCTCGCAGCCAAGATTTAATTGAACTGTCCCATTCTGCCGGTGATGGCATGGAAGGTCCTCTTCGTGTGGGATGTATTCCAACGATAGCGCCTTTCCTATTGTGTGATTTGGTGCAGGAGGTTAATCGATGTTATCCCAACCTTAACTTACTTTTACGAGAAGATACGACCACGAATTTACTTGCCGCTTTACGCAATGGTGAAATGGATGTTCTGATCCTTGCACTACCGATTGAGATTAACGGTATGCACAGTAAAGTGGTTGGGCGTGATGCATTTAAAATGGTGATCAGTAAAAACCAAGCTGAACGTGTCTCTGTACCGTTACGTTATGCTGATTTACCTGATGAATCCGTCTTCTTACTAGAAAAAGAGCATTGTTTAACTGAGCATGCTGTTTCTGCGTGTAAGCTAACAACGAAAGAAAAAATTAATCCATTCACTGCAACTAGCTTGCATACCTTGGTTCAGATGGTAGCCAATGGATTAGGAACGACATTTATTCCCCAAATGGCAATTGAGCACGGTATCTTAGATAACCAGAATCTGGTGGTGATTGAACCACCAGGCCAAGCGGCATTTCGTGAAATAGGATTAGTTTGGCGACCAACGTCTAGTAGGGTTAATACCTTTGAAAAGCTTGCCTCTCTCGTTGAAACCTTATTATAA
- the aceB gene encoding malate synthase A, with protein MADTAVQSNYQMKLSLQQPLTETQREILTDDALLFLERLVDRFAERVPLLLEDRERRQCLIDKGQLPDFNPETESIRQAEWKIQNIPADLQDRRVEITGPVDRKMVINALNSNVKVFMADFEDSFAPAWNEVIEGQRNLRDAVNGTISYTNPNTGKHYQLADDPAVLICRVRGLHLPEKHVLWNGKPIPGALLDFALYFFLNQKALLEKGSGPYFYLPKLQAYREAAWWSDVFSYTEDEFGLTRGTIKATVLIETLPAVFEMDEILFSLKEHIVGLNCGRWDYIFSYIKTLRQYPDRILPDRQVVTMEKPFLNAYSRLLVKTCHRRGAFAMGGMAAFIPSKEVDRQAWVLNKIQTDKALEASNGHDGTWVAHPGLADTACGVFDQVLGDRKNQLDITRDDDAPITADELLAPCDGERTEEGMRHNIRVAVQYIEAWISGNGCVPIYGLMEDAATAEISRASIWQWIKHGKALSNGKVVTKALFEQMLIEEMRVVEAEVGDERFKQGRFDEAAALMAKLTTSEELDNFLTLHGYEYLN; from the coding sequence ATGGCAGATACAGCGGTTCAATCTAATTACCAAATGAAATTATCATTACAGCAACCGTTAACAGAAACTCAGCGTGAAATCCTAACTGATGACGCTTTGCTTTTCTTAGAACGTTTAGTGGATCGTTTTGCAGAACGTGTTCCATTGTTGCTAGAAGATAGAGAACGTCGTCAATGTCTGATAGATAAAGGGCAATTACCCGACTTCAATCCTGAAACAGAATCTATTCGACAAGCTGAATGGAAAATTCAGAATATTCCAGCAGATTTGCAAGACCGACGAGTTGAAATAACAGGTCCAGTCGATCGTAAAATGGTTATTAATGCACTTAACTCTAATGTAAAAGTGTTTATGGCTGACTTTGAGGATTCCTTCGCGCCTGCATGGAATGAAGTTATTGAAGGTCAGCGTAATCTACGGGATGCGGTGAATGGTACGATTAGCTATACCAACCCCAACACTGGTAAGCATTATCAACTTGCTGATGATCCTGCAGTATTAATCTGCCGTGTGAGGGGATTACACCTTCCAGAAAAACATGTTCTGTGGAATGGAAAACCCATCCCAGGGGCGCTATTAGACTTTGCCTTATACTTTTTCCTTAATCAAAAAGCATTGTTAGAAAAAGGCAGTGGTCCTTATTTCTACCTACCAAAACTACAGGCATATCGTGAAGCCGCATGGTGGAGTGATGTATTTAGTTACACCGAAGATGAATTCGGTTTAACGCGCGGAACGATTAAAGCAACGGTACTTATTGAAACATTACCTGCTGTGTTTGAAATGGACGAAATTCTTTTTAGTTTGAAAGAACACATTGTTGGGCTTAATTGCGGTCGTTGGGATTATATCTTTAGTTACATTAAAACACTTCGTCAGTATCCCGATCGTATCTTGCCAGATCGCCAAGTTGTAACAATGGAAAAACCGTTTCTTAATGCTTATTCACGTTTACTGGTGAAAACCTGTCACCGTCGTGGCGCATTTGCGATGGGAGGCATGGCTGCTTTTATTCCATCTAAAGAAGTAGATCGTCAAGCATGGGTGCTTAATAAGATTCAAACAGATAAAGCACTTGAAGCGAGTAATGGTCATGACGGTACATGGGTTGCACATCCAGGTTTGGCTGACACCGCTTGTGGAGTCTTTGATCAGGTACTTGGTGATCGTAAAAATCAATTAGATATTACCCGAGATGACGATGCGCCGATTACTGCCGATGAGTTATTAGCACCGTGTGATGGTGAACGCACAGAAGAGGGGATGCGTCATAACATTCGTGTTGCGGTGCAATATATCGAAGCTTGGATCTCCGGAAATGGCTGTGTACCTATCTATGGCTTAATGGAAGATGCAGCAACAGCTGAAATATCGCGTGCTTCAATATGGCAATGGATTAAACATGGTAAAGCATTATCAAACGGTAAAGTCGTAACTAAAGCTTTATTTGAGCAAATGCTAATAGAAGAAATGAGAGTTGTAGAAGCTGAGGTCGGTGACGAGCGATTTAAGCAAGGGCGATTTGATGAAGCTGCAGCATTAATGGCAAAACTAACGACAAGTGAAGAGTTAGATAATTTCTTAACCCTTCATGGCTATGAATATTTGAATTAA
- the aceA gene encoding isocitrate lyase yields the protein MTLTRQQQIEAIEKDWAENPRWKHVKRTYTAEEVINLRGSFAPANTIAQRGADKLWQLVNGDAKKGYVNCLGALTGGQAVQQAKAGIEAIYLSGWQVAADNNTASTMYPDQSLYPVDSVPAVVKRINNSFRRADQIQWANGGTPEDGVDYFLPIVADAEAGFGGVLNAYELMRSMIEAGAAGVHFEDQLASVKKCGHMGGKVLVPTQEAVQKLVAARLAADVAGTTTLVIARTDANAADLLTSDCDPYDKDFIIGERSSEGFYRVRAGIDQAIARGLAYAPYADLIWCETATPCLEEARKFAEAIHEQYPDQLLAYNCSPSFNWEKNLDAETIAKFQQELSDMGYKYQFITLAGIHNMWFNMFELAHAYAQGEGMRHYVEKVQRPEFEAADKGYTFVAHQQEVGTGYFDTMTNTIQGGNSSVTALTGSTEEEQFK from the coding sequence ATGACATTAACACGCCAACAGCAAATCGAAGCAATTGAAAAAGACTGGGCAGAAAACCCACGTTGGAAACATGTTAAACGCACATACACTGCGGAAGAAGTCATTAACCTGCGCGGCTCATTTGCACCTGCAAATACGATTGCCCAGCGTGGTGCAGATAAATTATGGCAATTAGTGAATGGTGATGCCAAAAAAGGCTATGTAAATTGTCTTGGCGCTTTAACTGGCGGTCAGGCAGTACAACAAGCAAAAGCTGGTATTGAAGCGATTTATTTATCAGGTTGGCAGGTTGCGGCTGATAATAATACCGCATCGACCATGTATCCTGATCAATCTCTCTATCCTGTCGATTCAGTACCAGCGGTTGTTAAGCGTATCAATAATTCGTTCCGTCGCGCAGATCAAATTCAGTGGGCGAATGGTGGTACTCCTGAAGATGGCGTTGATTACTTTTTACCTATTGTTGCTGACGCAGAAGCTGGATTTGGTGGCGTATTAAATGCGTATGAATTAATGCGTAGCATGATTGAAGCAGGGGCAGCTGGTGTTCACTTTGAAGACCAATTAGCATCGGTGAAAAAATGTGGTCATATGGGCGGCAAGGTACTAGTACCAACACAAGAAGCTGTACAAAAGTTAGTTGCAGCTCGTCTTGCGGCTGACGTGGCGGGAACAACGACTTTAGTGATTGCTCGTACTGATGCCAATGCAGCAGACTTATTAACATCCGATTGCGATCCTTATGATAAAGATTTCATTATTGGAGAGCGTAGTTCAGAAGGCTTTTACCGTGTTCGTGCTGGGATTGATCAAGCTATTGCCCGTGGCTTAGCGTATGCGCCTTACGCTGATTTAATTTGGTGTGAAACAGCAACGCCATGCTTAGAAGAAGCACGTAAGTTTGCAGAAGCCATTCATGAACAATACCCAGATCAACTACTGGCTTATAACTGTTCACCTTCTTTTAACTGGGAGAAAAACCTTGATGCTGAAACCATTGCTAAATTCCAGCAAGAACTTTCAGACATGGGCTATAAGTACCAGTTCATTACATTAGCGGGTATTCATAATATGTGGTTCAACATGTTTGAATTAGCCCATGCTTATGCGCAAGGTGAAGGAATGCGTCATTACGTTGAAAAAGTTCAGCGCCCTGAGTTTGAAGCGGCCGATAAAGGTTATACCTTTGTTGCTCACCAGCAAGAAGTGGGAACAGGGTACTTTGATACCATGACCAATACTATTCAAGGTGGTAATTCTTCAGTGACCGCATTGACTGGGTCTACAGAAGAAGAGCAGTTTAAGTAA